The following are encoded in a window of Scophthalmus maximus strain ysfricsl-2021 chromosome 6, ASM2237912v1, whole genome shotgun sequence genomic DNA:
- the LOC118309653 gene encoding intermediate filament protein ON3, with protein sequence MASGKKTMSVSSYTSGGSRRSYAPASSGYSVTKRTSYGVGSGVPSFSSASMGGGSYGFGSSYGSGSGQGGFIHPQITAVQTNQSLLAPLNLEIDPNIQAVRTQEKEQIKTLNNRFASFIDKVRFLEQQNKMLETKWSLLQDQTTTRSNIDGMFEAYISNLRRQLDGLGNEKVKLEGELRNMQGLVEDFKRKYEEEINKRAAAENEFVLLKKDVDAAYMNKVELEARADALQDEINFLRAVYEAELRELQGQIKDTSVIVEMDNSRNLDMDSIVAEVRAQYEDIANRSRAEAETWYKQKYEEMQSSAGQYGEDLRSTKAEISELNRMIARLQNEIEAVKGQRANLEAQIAEAEERGELAVKDAKLRIRDLEDALQRAKQDMARQVREYQELMNVKLALDIEIATYRKLLEGEESRIASGGSNATIHVQQSSGGYSSSASGGGYGGGYASGGFSSGGGGGGGYGSSTITKSTVSSSSTRRY encoded by the exons ATGGCAAGTGGAAAGAAGACAATGTCCGTTTCAAGCTACACCAGCGGCGGCTCCAGGAGGTCCTACGCTCCAGCGTCCAGTGGCTACTCCGTGACAAAAAGAACCAGCTATGGTGTTGGTTCTGGTGTTCCTAGTTTTAGTTCAGCTTCAATGGGAGGTGGTAGTTATGGTTTTGGTTCTAGttatggttctggttctggccAAGGTGGTTTCATCCACCCACAGATCACAGCTGTCCAAACCAACCAGAGCCTGCTGGCGCCACTGAACCTGGAGATTGACCCCAACATCCAGGCTGTCCGCAcccaggagaaggagcagatcAAGACCCTCAACAACCGCTTTGCCTCCTTCATCGACAAG GTCCGTTTCTTGGAGCAGCAGAACAAGATGCTGGAGACCAAATGGAGCCTCCTGCAGGACCAGACCACCACCCGCTCCAACATCGACGGCATGTTCGAGGCCTACATCTCTAACCTGCGCAGACAGCTCGATGGGCTGGGCAATGAGAAAGTCAAGCTGGAGGGAGAGCTCAGGAACATGCAGGGCCTGGTTGAGGACTTCAAGAGGAA GTATGAGGAAGAAATCAACAAACGTGCAGCTGCAGAGAACGAGTTTGTGCTCCTGAAGAAG GACGTTGATGCTGCCTACATGAAcaaggtggagctggaggccagAGCTGATGCTCTTCAGGATGAGATCAACTTCCTCAGGGCTGTCTATGAGGCT GAGCTTCGTGAGCTGCAGGGCCAGATCAAGGACACCTCCGTCATTGTGGAGATGGACAACAGCCGTAATCTCGACATGGATTCCATTGTGGCTGAAGTGCGTGCTCAGTACGAGGATATTGCCAACCGCAGCAGGGCTGAAGCAGAGACCTGGTACAAACAGAAG TATGAGGAGATGCAGTCCTCAGCTGGACAGTATGGTGAAGACCTGCGCTCAACCAAGGCTGAGATTAGTGAGCTGAACCGCATGATCGCCCGTCTTCAGAATGAGATTGAGGCTGTCAAAGGACAG AGGGCAAACCTTGAGGCTCAGATCGCAGAGGCTGAGGAGCGTGGGGAGCTGGCAGTGAAGGATGCCAAGCTCCGCATCAGGGATCTGGAGGACGCTCTGCAGAGAGCCAAGCAGGACATGGCCCGCCAGGTGCGCGAATACCAGGAGCTGATGAACGTCAAGTTGGCCCTGGACATCGAAATCGCCACATACAGGAAACTgctggaaggagaggagagcag AATTGCCAGCGGAGGCTCCAATGCAACCATTCATGTGCAGCAGAGCTCTGGAG GATACTCCAGCTCCGCCTCCGGCGGTGGATATGGTGGTGGTTATGCCAGTGGTGGTTTTAGcagcggcggtggtggtggtggtggttatgGCAGTAGCACTATCACCAAGTCCACAGTCTCATCATCCAGTACCAGGAGATATTAA
- the LOC118309973 gene encoding keratin, type II cytoskeletal 8-like, with protein sequence MSVRALKTTTYSTASSSARGPTQGFSSRSFSGYGGARQSYAVRSSYGGVGSSGAAVGAGGFKVAGGYVAGGSAHRGGGVEFGYVGFSGGMGGGMAHEVVAPITAVTVNKSLLAPLNLEIDPTIQAVRTQEKEQIKSLNNRFATFIDKVRFLEQQNKMLETKWKLLQEQTTSHSNVDAMFEAYIANLRKQLDNLGHEKVKLESDLHHMTGLVEDFKTKYEDEINKRNECENNFVLMKKDTDAAYMIKVDLEAKLDGLSDEIEFLRQIYDAEIHELQGQIKDTSVVVEMDNSRNLDMDAIVAEVRAQYEDIANRSRAEAESWYQTKYAEMQQSASRYGDDLKSTKAEMADMNRRIMRLHSEIDIVKAQRNSLETQIAEAEERGELAVKDAKLRVRALEEALQRAKQDMALQVRQYQELMNVKLALDIEIATYRKLLEGEEDRLLTGIKTNISKQTSVNYSAYGLESSRTPSYVSGSFGGIRASSGSTTALEGAAVKSTTVTKTETVVIKAEEKKTEEGKEEEKEEEKEKEKEKEKQAATEEPAAVEQREEEKVEAEAVAEE encoded by the exons ATGTCTGTCAGAGCCTTGAAGACCACCACCTACTCCACCGCGTCGTCCTCTGCCAGGGGCCCAACCCAAGGCTTCAGCAGCCGCTCCTTCTCCGGCTATGGGGGTGCCAGGCAGAGCTACGCTGTCCGCAGCTCCTATGGGGGAGTGGGCAGCAGTGGGGCTGCTGTGGGTGCTGGGGGGTTTAAGGTGGCCGGTGGGTATGTTGCCGGGGGCTCTGCGCATAGAGGAGGTGGGGTAGAGTTTGGCTATGTGGGCTTCAGTGGAGGCATGGGAGGTGGCATGGCCCATGAGGTGGTGGCCCCCATCACGGCGGTGACTGTGAACAAGAGCCTGCTGGCACCGCTGAACCTGGAGATTGATCCCACCATCCAGGCCGTCCGCAcgcaggagaaggagcagatcAAGAGCTTGAACAACCGCTTTGCCACCTTCATTGACAAG GTCCGCTTcctggagcagcagaacaaaatgCTGGAGACCAAGTGGAAGCTTCTGCAGGAACAGACCACATCTCACTCCAACGTCGATGCCATGTTCGAAGCTTACATTGCCAACCTGCGTAAGCAGCTGGACAACTTGGGTCACGAAAAAGTCAAACTGGAATCTGACCTGCATCACATGACGGGCCTGGTTGAGGACTTCAAGACCAA GTATGAAGATGAGATCAACAAGCGCAATGAATGTGAGAACAACTTTGTCCTCATGAAGAAG GACACAGATGCCGCCTACATGATCAAAGTGGATCTGGAAGCCAAACTGGATGGGCTCTCTGACGAGATTGAGTTCTTGAGGCAGATCTACGATGCA GAAATCCATGAGCTGCAGGGCCAGATCAAGGACACATCCGTTGTGGTGGAGATGGACAACAGCCGCAACCTTGACATGGATGCCATTGTCGCTGAAGTGCGTGCCCAGTATGAAGATATTGCAAACCGCAGCAGAGCAGAAGCAGAGTCATGGTACCAGACTAAG TACGCAGAAATGCAGCAGTCCGCCAGCAGATATGGTGACGACCTGAAGTCCACCAAGGCTGAGATGGCTGACATGAACCGCAGGATAATGAGGCTCCATTCTGAAATTGATATAGTTAAAGCACAG CGAAACAGTTTGGAAACTCAGATCGCAGAGGCCGAGGAGCGCGGTGAGCTGGCAGTGAAGGATGCCAAACTCCGCGTGAGAGCGCTGGAAGAAGCTCTCCAGAGAGCCAAGCAGGACATGGCCCTGCAAGTCCGCCAATACCAGGAACTGATGAACGTGAAGCTGGCCCTGGACATTGAGATCGCCACCTACAGGAAACTgctggagggagaagaggacag GTTATTAACTGGAATCAAGACCAATATATCCAAACAGACAT CTGTGAACTACAGTGCCTACGGCCTGGAGAGCTCCCGCACCCCGTCCTACGTCAGCGGCTCCTTTGGTGGAATCAGAGCAAGCAGCGGTTCAACAACTGCCCTCGAGGGAGCAGCCGTGAAGAGCACCACAGTCACCAAGACAGAAACCGTGGTGATCAAGgccgaggagaagaagacagaggaggggaaggaggaggagaaggaggaggagaaggagaaggagaaggagaaggagaagcaggcAGCGACCGAGGAGCCAGCTGctgtggagcagagggaggaggagaaggtggaggctGAAGCTGTGGCTGAGGAATGA